A single genomic interval of Agrobacterium larrymoorei harbors:
- a CDS encoding helix-turn-helix domain-containing protein produces the protein MCHDRIWGNKIALTHEYLALMLAVRRPSVTTALHVLEGDGYIRSTRGEIFIRDRKALEQFVGSSYGHPEQEYADFVHWMESERHTWNVDCHSRFAPQ, from the coding sequence ATGTGCCATGATCGGATTTGGGGGAACAAGATCGCACTTACCCATGAGTATCTTGCACTTATGCTCGCCGTTCGCCGTCCAAGCGTTACGACAGCGTTGCACGTGTTGGAGGGAGACGGCTACATTCGTTCAACGCGAGGCGAGATATTTATCCGGGATAGGAAAGCTTTAGAGCAGTTTGTTGGCAGCTCATACGGCCATCCCGAACAGGAATATGCCGATTTTGTTCATTGGATGGAAAGCGAGCGCCACACTTGGAACGTCGATTGTCACTCCAGATTTGCGCCGCAATAG
- a CDS encoding PAS domain-containing protein, giving the protein MAHRLTRNVSLTSELEGYINEQLASGEYANASEVVRAGLRALRGVAPAALATAWPIGGGECGAYIRDKDWSQTPLGAVERWSIELRTTVANIVNSPVAKVVMWGPSRIMLYNDAYSKIAGPKHPQALGSDVADVWPEIWDWNREMIQAGMRGELRSYQDQPLTLVRDGREHHFIFDLFYTPVYDASGSVGGVMCTVVDNTDRIDMEKRLADSEAELRGVTDAVPMLISCVDHDHVYTFANGTYKEWFGTDPQEMVGRKVADIIGEKAYQNRRPDIERALQGETVVAEADIAHAGGSPRRIEIRYVPRYERNGSISGVFILGIDIEERAVREAEVAISNNRFRTAMDAVHGVLWTNTADGQMMGEQPGWSNLTGQSFDEYQGFGWASAVHPEDQEASVAAWSEAVATKSMFIHEHRVRRHDGAWRQFAIRALPIIGSKGDIVEWVGVHTDISHQRAAEASLREQAEMLSRQVRHRERAEEQLRQLNENLEARVISEIAERRQTEVKLAQAQKMETVGKLTGGVAHDFNNLLQVVSGNLQLLGKDVAGNERAEKKIANAMAGVARGSKLASQLLAFGRRQALEPKTVNVSRFVQGMDDMIRRAIGEAIEVETVVGGGLWNTFIDPTQIENALLNLAINARDAMDGRGKLTIELSNAHLDDDYARTHEEVVPGQYVMMAVSDTGSGMSAEIIEKVFEPFFSTKAEGKGSGLGLSMVYGFVKQSGGHIKIYSEVGHGTTIKLYLPRALDAEDIEVLVDNGPIVGGTETVLVVEDDAEVRETVVAMLTDLGYRTLKAVDPDSALTVIDSGIPIDILFTDVVMPGTMKSPELARKAKERLPHIAVLFTSGYTENSIVHGGRLDAGVELLSKPYTREALARKFRHVLANQAQRKALPKKSERGTQSINLGMHPSEGEKVGRKTVLLVEDDGLIRMNTAEMLEDAGLIVVEAESAEEARAALQTMAIDVLVTDVNLPGASGVQLAEEAKNRHPSTLIVFATGDPASVRDQKHAVVIAKPYDARSLASTITGGNDRLVTAKDESRSVVDAMDKE; this is encoded by the coding sequence ATGGCACACCGTCTCACCCGCAATGTTTCGCTCACTTCCGAACTGGAAGGTTATATCAACGAACAACTGGCAAGTGGCGAATATGCCAATGCGAGCGAAGTCGTCCGCGCGGGTCTACGTGCTCTGCGCGGGGTCGCTCCAGCAGCGCTTGCTACCGCTTGGCCTATTGGCGGGGGAGAATGTGGTGCCTACATCAGGGACAAGGATTGGTCTCAAACGCCGTTGGGCGCCGTTGAACGCTGGAGCATCGAGCTTCGCACGACCGTTGCGAATATCGTCAATTCGCCGGTTGCGAAGGTGGTGATGTGGGGTCCCTCGCGCATCATGCTCTACAACGACGCCTACAGTAAGATTGCAGGTCCCAAGCATCCTCAGGCGCTTGGAAGCGATGTCGCCGACGTATGGCCGGAAATATGGGACTGGAACAGGGAGATGATACAGGCGGGGATGCGCGGCGAGCTGCGATCCTACCAGGACCAACCCCTGACGCTTGTACGTGATGGTCGCGAGCATCACTTCATCTTCGATCTTTTCTACACGCCGGTCTACGACGCAAGTGGATCAGTGGGCGGCGTGATGTGCACGGTCGTCGACAACACCGATCGCATCGACATGGAGAAGAGGCTCGCTGACAGCGAAGCAGAGCTGCGCGGCGTCACCGACGCTGTCCCAATGCTCATATCCTGCGTTGATCATGACCACGTCTACACCTTCGCCAATGGCACCTACAAGGAGTGGTTCGGCACTGATCCGCAAGAGATGGTCGGCCGTAAGGTCGCCGATATCATCGGCGAGAAAGCTTACCAGAACCGCCGCCCCGATATCGAGCGCGCGCTCCAAGGCGAGACTGTCGTCGCTGAAGCGGACATCGCCCATGCCGGCGGATCGCCGCGACGCATCGAGATCCGCTATGTACCAAGGTATGAGCGCAACGGCAGCATTTCCGGCGTCTTCATACTTGGGATAGATATCGAGGAGCGGGCGGTTCGCGAAGCGGAAGTTGCAATCAGCAACAATCGTTTCCGGACAGCCATGGATGCGGTTCACGGAGTGCTTTGGACCAATACTGCGGACGGCCAGATGATGGGCGAGCAGCCGGGCTGGTCGAATTTAACCGGACAGTCTTTTGACGAGTACCAGGGCTTCGGTTGGGCAAGTGCTGTTCATCCTGAAGACCAGGAGGCTAGCGTAGCCGCATGGAGCGAGGCCGTCGCCACCAAATCCATGTTCATTCACGAGCACCGCGTGCGACGCCACGATGGAGCGTGGCGTCAATTTGCGATCAGGGCGCTCCCAATCATCGGATCGAAAGGCGACATCGTCGAGTGGGTCGGCGTTCATACCGACATCTCACACCAGCGGGCGGCAGAAGCTTCCTTACGAGAGCAAGCGGAGATGCTGTCGCGTCAGGTTCGTCACCGTGAACGGGCGGAGGAACAGCTCAGACAACTAAACGAGAACCTCGAGGCTCGCGTTATTTCCGAAATCGCCGAAAGGCGGCAGACCGAGGTCAAGCTTGCCCAAGCCCAGAAGATGGAGACGGTGGGCAAGCTGACGGGCGGCGTTGCGCACGACTTCAACAACCTGCTTCAGGTCGTTTCTGGAAACCTCCAACTCCTTGGCAAGGATGTTGCTGGTAACGAGCGTGCGGAAAAGAAGATCGCAAACGCGATGGCGGGCGTGGCACGCGGTTCGAAATTGGCAAGCCAGCTCCTCGCGTTCGGCCGCAGGCAGGCACTGGAACCCAAGACGGTCAACGTAAGTCGTTTCGTCCAAGGCATGGACGACATGATCCGTCGTGCCATCGGAGAAGCCATCGAAGTCGAGACCGTAGTGGGTGGAGGACTGTGGAACACCTTCATCGATCCAACGCAGATCGAAAACGCTTTGCTCAACCTTGCCATCAATGCGCGCGACGCCATGGACGGTCGGGGCAAGCTGACGATCGAACTGTCCAACGCCCATCTGGATGACGATTACGCACGAACGCATGAAGAGGTTGTGCCTGGTCAATACGTGATGATGGCTGTGTCCGATACCGGCTCCGGCATGTCGGCCGAGATCATCGAAAAGGTTTTCGAGCCGTTCTTCTCGACCAAGGCTGAAGGGAAAGGGTCCGGACTGGGCCTTTCCATGGTCTACGGTTTCGTGAAGCAGTCCGGCGGCCACATCAAGATTTACTCCGAGGTAGGGCATGGTACGACGATCAAGCTCTATCTGCCTCGCGCACTCGACGCTGAAGACATTGAAGTCCTTGTCGACAACGGACCAATCGTGGGCGGTACGGAAACGGTTCTCGTCGTGGAGGATGACGCCGAGGTTCGCGAGACCGTAGTCGCCATGCTGACAGATCTCGGCTACCGCACGCTCAAGGCCGTGGATCCGGATTCGGCCCTTACCGTCATCGATAGCGGCATTCCAATCGACATCCTCTTCACCGACGTCGTCATGCCCGGAACAATGAAAAGCCCAGAGCTGGCTCGCAAGGCGAAGGAAAGGCTACCCCACATCGCGGTCCTGTTCACTTCCGGATATACGGAGAACTCAATCGTTCACGGGGGTCGACTTGATGCGGGCGTCGAACTTCTCTCGAAGCCCTATACGCGTGAGGCGTTGGCACGCAAGTTTCGGCATGTCCTCGCCAACCAAGCGCAGCGAAAAGCTCTGCCGAAAAAGTCCGAAAGAGGCACTCAGTCGATTAATCTTGGCATGCATCCTTCGGAAGGGGAGAAAGTTGGTCGCAAGACCGTCCTGCTTGTCGAAGACGATGGCTTGATCCGGATGAATACGGCAGAGATGCTGGAGGATGCAGGTCTTATCGTGGTCGAGGCGGAAAGTGCCGAAGAAGCCAGAGCTGCTCTTCAGACGATGGCAATCGATGTCCTTGTGACAGACGTCAACTTGCCGGGCGCGTCAGGAGTTCAGCTTGCGGAAGAAGCGAAAAACCGACATCCCTCTACCTTGATCGTGTTCGCGACGGGCGATCCCGCGTCGGTGAGAGATCAGAAGCATGCTGTGGTCATCGCCAAGCCATATGATGCGCGTAGCCTTGCGTCTACGATAACCGGGGGGAACGACCGTTTGGTGACTGCGAAGGACGAGTCTAGGTCGGTTGTAGACGCCATGGACAAGGAATAG
- a CDS encoding potassium channel family protein, producing MKLRRIERGRDAWALRWQAILAVIDVSIISFFIFGPFLRTGPSYLIIDYMIAIWITAELLARAFATGSLGVFLRKPMTWIDLAILATLLFPNALFNFAFLRAMRLWAVGESPLFAVILNKLGCHHYKDVARASLNFLVFLFMVTGFVYTTFFYHQSGLVGFVDALYFTVATMTTTGFGDITLPGPLGKLTSVVTMIVGISLFVRLAQSIVRPYKVSYACEKCGLQRHEVDAVHCKACGHLLNIPNDND from the coding sequence ATGAAGTTGCGGCGCATCGAACGTGGGCGCGACGCTTGGGCGCTACGTTGGCAAGCCATTTTGGCCGTCATCGATGTCAGCATCATTTCGTTCTTTATATTCGGCCCGTTTCTGCGCACCGGGCCGTCTTACCTGATCATCGATTACATGATCGCGATCTGGATAACGGCGGAGTTGCTTGCGCGCGCATTTGCAACCGGCTCACTCGGTGTGTTTCTAAGGAAGCCGATGACATGGATCGATCTTGCCATTCTCGCTACGTTGCTGTTTCCGAACGCCCTGTTCAATTTCGCGTTCCTACGAGCCATGCGGCTTTGGGCTGTTGGTGAAAGTCCGCTCTTTGCCGTCATTTTGAACAAGCTCGGTTGTCACCATTACAAGGATGTGGCCCGTGCGTCGTTAAACTTCCTCGTCTTCCTCTTCATGGTGACAGGATTTGTCTACACGACGTTCTTCTATCACCAGAGCGGTCTCGTCGGCTTCGTTGACGCGCTCTACTTCACGGTTGCGACGATGACCACGACGGGATTTGGCGACATCACGCTGCCTGGCCCGCTTGGTAAGCTCACGTCCGTCGTCACTATGATTGTCGGCATCTCCCTCTTCGTCAGGCTGGCGCAGTCGATCGTGCGACCCTACAAGGTGTCCTATGCATGCGAAAAATGTGGTCTGCAAAGGCACGAGGTCGACGCCGTTCACTGCAAAGCTTGCGGGCATTTGTTGAACATTCCAAACGATAATGATTGA
- the nhaA gene encoding Na+/H+ antiporter NhaA, translated as MSSTSNPGRINSTLRKFLDSESSGGLVLMAVALLAIMTANSPLAENYFHILHVYIGPLSLQHWINDALMAVFFLMVGLEIKREMLDGQLSTWSRRVLPGAAAAGGMLFPALFYALLNRDNPVALQGWAIPTATDIAFALGVLSLFGSRVPTSLKIFLAALAIIDDLGAVIVIALFYTADLNLIALIGAALVWGNLFIFNKMNVKVLWPYLVLGAVLWVLVFASGVHATLAGVMLALTIPLKLTPGTPEATTDKSPLHHLEHALHKPVAFIIVPIFGFANAGVSLSGLSLSVFSEPLTMGVAGGLVIGKLVGVLGVVTLLVKLKWAQLPAQASWGQVTGTALLCGIGFTMSLFIGLLAFNDPAVQDHVKIGILMGSLVSGVVGSIILTVSSRRKKRQNPE; from the coding sequence GTGTCTTCGACATCAAATCCAGGTCGCATCAATTCCACACTTCGCAAGTTTCTCGACAGCGAGTCCTCCGGCGGCCTCGTCCTTATGGCGGTCGCCCTTCTGGCGATCATGACGGCGAACTCGCCGCTGGCGGAAAACTACTTTCACATCCTGCACGTCTACATCGGACCTCTCAGCCTTCAGCACTGGATCAACGATGCCTTGATGGCGGTGTTTTTCCTGATGGTTGGTCTTGAAATCAAACGCGAGATGCTGGATGGCCAACTCTCCACCTGGAGCCGCAGGGTTTTGCCGGGTGCGGCTGCTGCGGGCGGTATGCTATTCCCCGCACTCTTCTATGCTCTGCTGAACCGCGACAATCCAGTCGCCTTGCAAGGATGGGCCATACCGACAGCGACTGACATCGCCTTTGCCCTCGGCGTCCTCTCACTGTTCGGATCACGTGTTCCGACGTCGCTGAAAATATTTCTTGCGGCGCTTGCCATCATCGATGACCTGGGAGCTGTCATCGTCATCGCCCTGTTCTACACAGCAGATCTGAATCTGATCGCTCTCATAGGCGCCGCCCTCGTTTGGGGTAACCTCTTTATCTTCAACAAGATGAATGTAAAGGTGCTGTGGCCGTATCTGGTGCTCGGCGCCGTGCTCTGGGTGCTCGTCTTTGCCTCTGGCGTTCATGCCACACTTGCTGGCGTGATGCTGGCATTGACCATTCCATTGAAGCTCACCCCTGGCACCCCGGAAGCAACGACGGACAAGTCTCCACTGCATCACCTAGAGCATGCGCTGCACAAGCCTGTTGCATTCATCATTGTGCCGATCTTCGGCTTCGCCAATGCAGGCGTTTCGCTTTCTGGCCTAAGCCTTTCGGTCTTCAGCGAGCCGTTGACAATGGGCGTTGCAGGCGGCCTCGTCATCGGCAAGCTGGTCGGCGTACTTGGCGTCGTCACATTGCTGGTCAAGCTAAAATGGGCTCAACTTCCAGCGCAGGCAAGCTGGGGCCAAGTGACCGGTACAGCGCTTCTGTGCGGTATTGGCTTCACGATGTCGCTGTTCATCGGCCTGCTCGCCTTCAACGACCCGGCTGTGCAGGATCACGTCAAGATCGGGATACTCATGGGGTCGCTGGTATCAGGTGTCGTTGGGTCCATCATCCTGACCGTATCGAGCAGGCGTAAAAAGAGACAAAACCCGGAATGA
- a CDS encoding PAS domain-containing sensor histidine kinase, whose amino-acid sequence MCIAWGPERTFLYNEAYVPMLGARHPKAMGMPMREVWSDVWPDIEALVDATFEGETSSFTDMPLTMTRHGYPEETCWTFSYSPIRDEQGDVAGLLNVTLETTARVLAEQQRDKALADLGANEAKWRQVFETLEEGFILGEVVRNSEGQIVDWRYDEVNDAWYDLVGIEPGRALGRTIREIFPGIEDEWVLEFARVVETGEPIRFTRQVGRLERWYDGVCQPAGDDRFTVIFLEVTDRIRAEQRREALVELARILSASTNLDEMTNAATALIGKSLNVGRVGYGTVGTDGETFIVPTDWTAEGYPSLAGTYRMDDYGGYAVDLRHGRTVVISDIRLDPRTSADTAPLESVSVRSLINLPVVENGRTVAVLYVNDDKPRNWTLDEIAFIADAANRTRTALERRRAEQEAHSNASFLRSVLAASTDCIKVLNLEGELTFMSEGGMKVMEISDFNSVKGCPWPDFLKGSGGELAKNAIAAAKQGKSTHFEAFADTYLGTPKFWSVSVSPITDPDGTVSSILSVSRDHSALEEARQQQRLLNGELDHRLKNVLTIVQSIANQTLRDATTLEDASAAFSSRLASLGRATDVLTATSWEVADLKAVVEAGLTAVDGKRDRIDVEGPRIRLTPQAALALTLAIHELSTNALKYGALSNDSGSVTLGWSVTPVEGDQQLSLLWQERGGPAVSPPTRKGFGSRMIERSLRSYFKGMTSLSYPVEGVEFRIDAPLSGAGELETA is encoded by the coding sequence ATGTGCATTGCATGGGGGCCTGAACGCACGTTTCTCTATAATGAAGCCTACGTACCCATGCTCGGTGCTCGCCATCCAAAGGCAATGGGCATGCCCATGCGCGAAGTATGGTCCGATGTTTGGCCAGACATTGAAGCACTTGTGGACGCAACCTTCGAAGGGGAAACGTCCAGCTTTACCGACATGCCGTTGACGATGACGCGCCATGGCTATCCCGAGGAGACCTGCTGGACGTTTTCCTATTCTCCGATCCGCGACGAACAAGGAGATGTGGCCGGCCTTCTCAACGTTACGCTTGAAACGACCGCGCGTGTCCTAGCGGAACAGCAGCGCGACAAGGCACTTGCAGACCTTGGGGCTAACGAAGCCAAGTGGCGTCAAGTCTTCGAGACGTTGGAAGAGGGCTTCATCCTTGGCGAAGTGGTGCGAAACTCCGAAGGTCAAATCGTTGACTGGCGATATGACGAGGTAAACGACGCTTGGTATGATCTCGTGGGGATAGAGCCTGGGCGTGCCTTGGGCCGGACGATTCGCGAGATATTTCCAGGCATTGAAGACGAGTGGGTACTGGAGTTCGCAAGGGTCGTCGAGACAGGGGAGCCAATTCGCTTCACCCGTCAGGTTGGCAGGCTCGAACGATGGTATGACGGCGTCTGTCAACCAGCGGGCGACGATCGGTTCACTGTGATCTTTCTTGAAGTTACCGACCGTATTCGCGCCGAGCAGAGACGCGAAGCACTTGTCGAACTCGCAAGAATATTATCCGCATCGACCAATCTCGATGAAATGACGAATGCCGCGACTGCCCTCATCGGCAAGTCCCTCAACGTCGGGCGAGTTGGTTATGGAACAGTCGGTACCGACGGAGAAACGTTTATCGTTCCCACCGACTGGACGGCGGAAGGCTATCCAAGTCTGGCCGGTACCTACAGAATGGACGATTATGGCGGTTATGCCGTCGACCTGAGACACGGGCGTACCGTCGTCATTTCCGATATTCGTCTCGATCCTCGCACATCGGCGGACACGGCTCCTTTGGAAAGCGTTTCCGTTCGAAGCCTGATCAATCTGCCCGTTGTTGAAAATGGTCGCACTGTTGCGGTTCTCTATGTGAATGACGACAAGCCACGCAACTGGACCCTTGACGAGATCGCCTTCATCGCTGACGCTGCCAACCGAACCAGAACAGCGTTAGAACGGCGTCGCGCCGAGCAGGAGGCTCATAGCAATGCAAGCTTTCTAAGAAGCGTTCTCGCGGCTTCGACCGATTGTATCAAGGTCCTCAATCTTGAAGGAGAGCTTACCTTCATGAGCGAGGGCGGCATGAAGGTCATGGAGATCAGCGACTTCAATTCCGTCAAAGGTTGCCCATGGCCGGATTTTCTTAAAGGTTCTGGTGGGGAGTTGGCGAAGAACGCGATTGCCGCGGCGAAGCAGGGAAAATCGACACACTTCGAAGCATTTGCAGATACCTATCTCGGTACGCCGAAATTCTGGTCGGTTTCGGTATCCCCAATCACGGACCCGGACGGAACCGTATCGAGCATCCTTTCCGTCTCTCGCGATCATAGCGCCTTGGAAGAAGCGCGCCAGCAACAGCGCCTTCTCAACGGCGAGCTCGATCACCGTTTGAAGAACGTTCTGACGATCGTTCAGTCGATTGCCAATCAGACGCTGCGGGACGCGACGACGTTGGAGGATGCATCCGCCGCCTTCTCGTCACGCCTGGCATCACTGGGGCGCGCCACCGACGTACTGACCGCTACCTCATGGGAGGTCGCTGATCTTAAAGCTGTTGTTGAGGCAGGACTGACCGCTGTCGATGGGAAGCGAGACCGGATCGATGTCGAAGGTCCACGTATCCGTCTGACACCTCAGGCAGCCCTTGCCCTGACTCTGGCTATCCATGAGCTGAGCACAAATGCTCTGAAATATGGAGCACTGAGCAACGATAGTGGTTCCGTGACGTTAGGATGGTCAGTAACGCCCGTCGAGGGCGATCAGCAATTATCCCTGCTGTGGCAAGAACGGGGAGGACCAGCGGTTTCTCCTCCGACTCGAAAAGGCTTCGGGTCTCGAATGATCGAGCGTTCCTTACGCTCTTACTTCAAAGGAATGACGTCGCTTAGCTACCCGGTCGAAGGCGTCGAGTTTAGAATAGATGCGCCTCTTTCAGGGGCGGGCGAATTGGAGACTGCATAA
- a CDS encoding response regulator has translation MGQADTARTILIVEDEVFIRHDLMDFFEDRGFVVFEAEDADHAIAVLEANPIIQIVLTDIQMPGSMDGLRLAHYVRDRYPPTVLVIASGAVKVTDSDLPDRAMFVAKPFDPRFILRQIERLSSS, from the coding sequence ATGGGCCAGGCAGACACGGCACGCACCATTCTCATCGTTGAGGACGAGGTGTTCATCCGTCACGACCTGATGGACTTCTTCGAAGATCGTGGCTTCGTGGTCTTTGAGGCAGAAGACGCCGACCACGCCATTGCGGTGCTGGAAGCAAATCCGATCATCCAGATCGTTTTGACCGACATCCAGATGCCCGGTTCTATGGATGGATTGCGGCTTGCTCATTATGTCCGTGATCGCTACCCACCAACCGTTCTGGTGATCGCATCGGGAGCCGTGAAAGTGACGGACAGCGATCTTCCGGATCGCGCGATGTTCGTCGCCAAGCCTTTCGATCCGAGATTCATTCTCCGTCAGATCGAGCGGTTGTCATCCTCTTAG
- a CDS encoding BCCT family transporter, whose translation MKSFVINPPVFYGSVIIIALFVAIGIALPGQAEALFTAIQGSILGAFGWFYLLSVGIFLAAMLLLCFGRFGNLKLGPDDSVPEFRFLSWIAMLFAAGMGIGLMFYAVGEPMTHYLAPPTAEPKTVAAMREAMTVTFFHWGIHAWAIYAVVGLSLAYFGYRYNLPLTVRSGLYPLLKNKINGPIGHAVDIFAIVGTMFGIATSLGLGVAQINAGLNHLLGVPISTTVQLVLIVLVTAMATVSVVTGLDKGVRILSETNLVVAVLLMLFVLVTGPTTQLFRDFVQNLGLYFDTLVLRTFNIYAYEPTPWIDSWTLFYWAWWISWSPFVGMFIARISRGRTVREFIAAVLFIPAGFTFFWMTVFGNTAMFIDTGAASGALGAAISDDVSVGLFRFFEYLPLSGLTSTLAVLLVCIFFITSADSGALVVDSIAAGGETETTTGQRVFWCSMEGVVAACLLMAGGLSALQSATVASALPFTFVMLALVVSLYLGMQQDLAQLEVHSARNAVPAEPASGQTWQRRLALMLATTTEKEVVRFIDEKVAPALDKVAAELQSRGRPTEVEREAPGLVTLRCPASDVRDFIYGVTVQKHRVASFTTIRAGKAEYRYEARTFFSSGNSGYDLMGMTQDQIISDVLIQFERYLHLVHSPEFQLVHGAPEHTA comes from the coding sequence ATGAAATCGTTCGTCATTAATCCGCCCGTATTCTACGGATCAGTCATTATCATCGCCCTGTTCGTGGCAATTGGGATCGCACTCCCTGGCCAAGCAGAGGCTCTCTTCACTGCCATTCAAGGCTCGATACTTGGTGCCTTCGGATGGTTCTATCTGCTCTCTGTTGGCATATTTCTCGCCGCCATGCTGCTTTTGTGCTTCGGTAGGTTTGGTAATCTTAAACTAGGCCCGGACGATTCTGTTCCAGAGTTCAGGTTCTTGTCTTGGATCGCAATGCTATTTGCCGCTGGCATGGGCATTGGACTGATGTTCTACGCCGTCGGCGAGCCCATGACGCATTACCTAGCACCACCGACCGCCGAACCGAAGACCGTGGCGGCCATGCGCGAAGCCATGACCGTGACCTTCTTCCACTGGGGCATTCACGCCTGGGCCATTTATGCCGTCGTTGGTCTGTCTCTTGCCTATTTTGGTTATCGCTATAATCTTCCACTGACCGTTCGCTCTGGCCTCTACCCACTGCTCAAGAACAAGATCAACGGTCCGATTGGACACGCGGTCGATATTTTCGCCATCGTCGGCACTATGTTCGGTATCGCGACGTCGCTTGGACTTGGTGTCGCGCAGATCAACGCAGGCCTTAATCACCTTCTGGGCGTGCCAATCAGTACGACTGTCCAGCTTGTTCTGATCGTCCTCGTCACCGCGATGGCGACCGTCTCTGTGGTGACCGGCCTTGATAAGGGTGTGCGCATTCTGTCGGAGACCAACCTCGTCGTCGCCGTCCTTCTGATGCTTTTTGTCCTCGTGACAGGACCGACGACGCAGCTCTTCCGGGATTTCGTGCAGAACCTCGGCTTGTATTTCGACACTCTCGTTCTCAGGACGTTTAACATCTACGCCTATGAGCCGACGCCCTGGATCGATTCCTGGACGCTGTTCTACTGGGCCTGGTGGATATCCTGGTCACCGTTTGTCGGTATGTTCATTGCCCGCATCTCGCGCGGCAGAACGGTTCGTGAGTTCATCGCCGCCGTGCTATTCATCCCAGCAGGCTTCACCTTTTTCTGGATGACGGTGTTCGGTAATACTGCAATGTTCATTGACACTGGTGCGGCTTCAGGAGCGCTGGGTGCCGCGATTTCAGACGACGTATCGGTCGGTCTCTTCCGCTTTTTCGAGTATCTGCCTCTCTCGGGACTTACTTCGACACTGGCTGTTCTTTTGGTCTGCATCTTTTTCATCACGTCAGCGGATTCGGGCGCGCTTGTGGTCGATTCGATTGCGGCCGGTGGAGAAACCGAAACGACCACAGGGCAACGCGTCTTCTGGTGCTCCATGGAGGGCGTGGTTGCAGCCTGCCTGCTCATGGCAGGTGGACTGAGTGCACTTCAATCCGCGACCGTCGCGAGTGCTCTACCGTTCACTTTCGTCATGTTGGCACTTGTGGTTTCTCTTTATCTTGGGATGCAGCAGGATCTTGCGCAATTGGAGGTTCATAGCGCCCGCAACGCCGTACCGGCAGAGCCGGCGTCGGGACAAACTTGGCAGCGTCGTCTTGCACTGATGCTTGCAACGACCACCGAGAAAGAAGTCGTTCGTTTCATCGACGAGAAGGTGGCTCCAGCCTTAGACAAGGTCGCGGCAGAACTGCAATCGAGAGGTCGCCCGACGGAGGTCGAACGTGAAGCTCCCGGTCTTGTCACACTTCGATGCCCAGCCTCTGATGTTCGTGACTTCATCTACGGTGTCACGGTGCAGAAGCATCGCGTCGCAAGTTTCACGACGATCCGGGCAGGAAAAGCGGAGTACCGCTACGAAGCACGCACGTTCTTCTCAAGCGGCAATAGCGGCTATGATCTTATGGGTATGACGCAGGATCAGATCATCAGCGACGTTCTCATTCAGTTTGAACGTTATCTGCACCTCGTGCATTCGCCGGAATTCCAGCTTGTGCACGGGGCTCCTGAGCACACTGCCTAA